In the Deinococcus ficus genome, one interval contains:
- the sufU gene encoding Fe-S cluster assembly sulfur transfer protein SufU, producing MTNTTGRMDALKTLYKQVILEHSRHPRNYGDLPGATHTEGGHNPSCGDQLQLQLKLEGDHLQAVQFTAKGCAISTASASLMTQAVKGRTPAEALDLAERFRQMLRTGDAPADLGDLAALQGVSALATRTKCASLPWQTLEVMLKGEGRATTED from the coding sequence ATGACCAACACGACCGGCCGGATGGACGCCCTGAAAACCCTCTACAAACAGGTCATCCTGGAACACTCCCGCCACCCCCGCAACTACGGCGACCTGCCCGGCGCCACCCACACCGAAGGCGGCCACAACCCCAGCTGCGGCGACCAGCTGCAGCTGCAGCTGAAACTGGAGGGCGACCACCTGCAGGCGGTGCAGTTCACTGCCAAGGGCTGCGCGATCAGCACTGCCAGCGCCAGCCTGATGACGCAGGCCGTGAAAGGCAGGACGCCCGCCGAGGCGCTGGACCTCGCCGAACGCTTCCGGCAGATGCTCCGCACCGGGGACGCCCCCGCCGACCTGGGCGACCTCGCGGCGCTGCAGGGCGTGAGTGCCCTGGCGACCCGCACCAAGTGCGCCAGCCTGCCCTGGCAGACGCTGGAGGTCATGCTGAAAGGCGAGGGCCGCGCCACCACCGAGGACTGA